The following coding sequences lie in one Haematobia irritans isolate KBUSLIRL chromosome 3, ASM5000362v1, whole genome shotgun sequence genomic window:
- the MFS10 gene encoding major facilitator superfamily transporter 10 isoform X2, translated as MLPTNGSEDEEDDYISNNAEAPLISGQNESECDCINTRTVFGLMGFFGFAVVYAMRVNLSVAIVAMVNQTAIPPDDGNNTPPIIDNSCPANIPKNNSNVLPGGDFVWDEATQGLVLGSFFYGYVLTQIPGGRMAEILGGKLIYGYGVLITAIFTILTPIAAYWDLPSLILVRILEGMGEGVTYPAMHAMLAHWIPPLERNKFAAVVYAGSNIGTVISMPLAGWLCSLEFLGGWPLAFYVFGILGIVWFAFWMYLVYDKPSVHPRISIKEREYIERCIGVVKKLEPPSSSSSHRMDHDMQEEQFEDENDYDNDSDYRVNMSSNASQSSPASIPWGSIMTSVPLWAILITQCGQSWAFYTQLTELPTYMNNILHFDIQSNAVLNAIPYLTSWIVGIGCSAVADWMLEKRYITTLTSYKVWNSIASFIPSLGLIGVGYVGCSWQWVTFMLAGVGSFAGAIYPGNQMNHISLSPAYAGTMYGITNSAANICGFLAPYVIGLIINHNETMLQWRKVFWLAGGLNIVGNIVYIIFASADEQSWSRQPSTETQGEITTRPRRRRRINDELAT; from the exons ATGTTACCAACAAATGGTTCCGAAGATGAGGAAGATGATTATATTAGTAACAACGCTGAGGCTCCTCTCATAAGTGGTCAAAATG AGAGTGAATGCGATTGTATCAATACCCGTACCGTATTTGGCTTAATGGGTTTCTTCGGATTTGCCGTTGTCTATGCAATGCGCGTGAATCTATCAGTTGCAATAGTTGCCATGGTAAATCAGACAGCCATTCCACCGGACGATGGTAACAATACACCCCCTATAATAGACAACAGCTGTCCGGCGAACATACCAAAAAATAACAGCAATGTTTTACCCGGTGGTGACTTTGTATGGGACGAAGCAACCCAAGGTTTGGTGCTGGGCTCATTTTTTTATGGGTACGTTTTGACTCAGATACCTGGTGGTCGAATGGCTGAGATTCTGGGTGGAAAACTTATTTACGGTTATGGAGTGCTTATTACCGCTATTTTTACCATTCTAACGCCAATTGCTGCATATTGGGATCTGCCATCTTTGATTTTGGTGCGAATTCTTGAAGGTATGGGCGAAGGTGTAACCTATCCAGCCATGCATGCTATGTTGGCTCATTGGATACCTCCTTTGGAGCGAAATAAATTTGCTGCTGTGGTGTATGCTGGATCAAATATTGGTACTGTTATCTCTATGCCTTTGGCTGGATGGCTTTGCTCGTTAGAATTTCTTGGAGGATGGCCTTTAGCATTCTATGTTTTTGGAATACTTGGAATTGTATGGTTTGCATTTTGGATGTATTTGGTTTATGATAAGCCTTCGGTACATCCTCGAATCTCAATCAAAGAACGTGAATATATCGAAAGGTGTATAGGAGTGGTAAAGAAACTGGAGCCACCATCGTCATCGTCTTCCCATCGTATGGACCACGACATGCAAGAAGAGCAATTTGAAGATGAAAATGATTACGATAATGACAGTGATTACAGGGTAAATATGTCTTCCAATGCATCACAATCTTCTCCAGCCTCCATACCATGGGGTTCGATAATGACATCAGTGCCTCTGTGGGCTATATTAATAACGCAATGCGGTCAGAGTTGGGCTTTTTACACCCAACTCACAGAATTGCCTACCTATATGAATAATATTCTACATTTTGACATACAATCGAATGCGGTTCTTAATGCCATTCCATATCTTACTTCGTGGATCGTGGGTATAGGATGCTCGGCCGTGGCTGATTGGATGTTGGAGAAACGTTATATTACCACGCTAACATCGTACAAAGTTTGGAATTCTATAGCATCATTTATACCCTCGCTGGGCCTTATTGGCGTTGGCTATGTTGGTTGTAGTTGGCAATGGGTGACATTTATGTTGGCTGGCGTTGGATCATTTGCTGGAGCCATATACCCTGGTAATCAAATGAATCATATTTCCCTAAGTCCAGCCTATGCTGGAACCATGTATGGCATAACAAATTCAGCCGCCAATATATGTGGCTTCCTGGCCCCCTATGTAATAGGATTGATTATAAACCACAATGAAACTATGTTGCAATGGAGAAAAGTTTTCTGGTTGGCTGGTGGCCTGAATATAGTTGGTAATattgtatatataatatttgcCAGTGCCGATGAACAAAGCTGGTCACGACAACCATCAACAGAGACTCAAGGGGAAATTACTACTAGACCACGAAGGCGGAGGAGAATTAATGATGAACTTGCAACGTGA
- the MFS10 gene encoding major facilitator superfamily transporter 10 isoform X1, whose translation MSLKSNVNEVGRSITPGREYIHRKESGSSNEFAADEEEDLGHCRRNIMLPTNGSEDEEDDYISNNAEAPLISGQNESECDCINTRTVFGLMGFFGFAVVYAMRVNLSVAIVAMVNQTAIPPDDGNNTPPIIDNSCPANIPKNNSNVLPGGDFVWDEATQGLVLGSFFYGYVLTQIPGGRMAEILGGKLIYGYGVLITAIFTILTPIAAYWDLPSLILVRILEGMGEGVTYPAMHAMLAHWIPPLERNKFAAVVYAGSNIGTVISMPLAGWLCSLEFLGGWPLAFYVFGILGIVWFAFWMYLVYDKPSVHPRISIKEREYIERCIGVVKKLEPPSSSSSHRMDHDMQEEQFEDENDYDNDSDYRVNMSSNASQSSPASIPWGSIMTSVPLWAILITQCGQSWAFYTQLTELPTYMNNILHFDIQSNAVLNAIPYLTSWIVGIGCSAVADWMLEKRYITTLTSYKVWNSIASFIPSLGLIGVGYVGCSWQWVTFMLAGVGSFAGAIYPGNQMNHISLSPAYAGTMYGITNSAANICGFLAPYVIGLIINHNETMLQWRKVFWLAGGLNIVGNIVYIIFASADEQSWSRQPSTETQGEITTRPRRRRRINDELAT comes from the exons ATGTCATTAAAATCAAACGTCAATGAGGTTGGCCGTTCAATAACACCTGGAAGAgaatatatccatagaaaagaaAGTGGCAGTAGTAACGAATTTGCAGCAGATGAGGAGGAGGATTTGGGACATTGTCGTCGTAATATAATGTTACCAACAAATGGTTCCGAAGATGAGGAAGATGATTATATTAGTAACAACGCTGAGGCTCCTCTCATAAGTGGTCAAAATG AGAGTGAATGCGATTGTATCAATACCCGTACCGTATTTGGCTTAATGGGTTTCTTCGGATTTGCCGTTGTCTATGCAATGCGCGTGAATCTATCAGTTGCAATAGTTGCCATGGTAAATCAGACAGCCATTCCACCGGACGATGGTAACAATACACCCCCTATAATAGACAACAGCTGTCCGGCGAACATACCAAAAAATAACAGCAATGTTTTACCCGGTGGTGACTTTGTATGGGACGAAGCAACCCAAGGTTTGGTGCTGGGCTCATTTTTTTATGGGTACGTTTTGACTCAGATACCTGGTGGTCGAATGGCTGAGATTCTGGGTGGAAAACTTATTTACGGTTATGGAGTGCTTATTACCGCTATTTTTACCATTCTAACGCCAATTGCTGCATATTGGGATCTGCCATCTTTGATTTTGGTGCGAATTCTTGAAGGTATGGGCGAAGGTGTAACCTATCCAGCCATGCATGCTATGTTGGCTCATTGGATACCTCCTTTGGAGCGAAATAAATTTGCTGCTGTGGTGTATGCTGGATCAAATATTGGTACTGTTATCTCTATGCCTTTGGCTGGATGGCTTTGCTCGTTAGAATTTCTTGGAGGATGGCCTTTAGCATTCTATGTTTTTGGAATACTTGGAATTGTATGGTTTGCATTTTGGATGTATTTGGTTTATGATAAGCCTTCGGTACATCCTCGAATCTCAATCAAAGAACGTGAATATATCGAAAGGTGTATAGGAGTGGTAAAGAAACTGGAGCCACCATCGTCATCGTCTTCCCATCGTATGGACCACGACATGCAAGAAGAGCAATTTGAAGATGAAAATGATTACGATAATGACAGTGATTACAGGGTAAATATGTCTTCCAATGCATCACAATCTTCTCCAGCCTCCATACCATGGGGTTCGATAATGACATCAGTGCCTCTGTGGGCTATATTAATAACGCAATGCGGTCAGAGTTGGGCTTTTTACACCCAACTCACAGAATTGCCTACCTATATGAATAATATTCTACATTTTGACATACAATCGAATGCGGTTCTTAATGCCATTCCATATCTTACTTCGTGGATCGTGGGTATAGGATGCTCGGCCGTGGCTGATTGGATGTTGGAGAAACGTTATATTACCACGCTAACATCGTACAAAGTTTGGAATTCTATAGCATCATTTATACCCTCGCTGGGCCTTATTGGCGTTGGCTATGTTGGTTGTAGTTGGCAATGGGTGACATTTATGTTGGCTGGCGTTGGATCATTTGCTGGAGCCATATACCCTGGTAATCAAATGAATCATATTTCCCTAAGTCCAGCCTATGCTGGAACCATGTATGGCATAACAAATTCAGCCGCCAATATATGTGGCTTCCTGGCCCCCTATGTAATAGGATTGATTATAAACCACAATGAAACTATGTTGCAATGGAGAAAAGTTTTCTGGTTGGCTGGTGGCCTGAATATAGTTGGTAATattgtatatataatatttgcCAGTGCCGATGAACAAAGCTGGTCACGACAACCATCAACAGAGACTCAAGGGGAAATTACTACTAGACCACGAAGGCGGAGGAGAATTAATGATGAACTTGCAACGTGA
- the l(1)G0004 gene encoding RNA-binding protein pno1 — MEVENIKVDDILPTKVAKKRSFNDDTEMQVDEPTGIEGSVRKSQPPKAKRIKSEMRKIAVPPHRYSSLKEHWMKIFTPIVEHMKLQIRFNMKARQVEIRISPETPDISNLQKGADFVKAFLCGFEVDDALALLRLDDLFLETFEVKDVKTLRGDHMSRAIGRLAGKGGRTKFTIENVTKTRIVLADSKIHLLGSYQNIQLARRAICNLIMGSPPSKVYGNLRSVVSRVSERM; from the exons ATGGAGGTTGAAAATATTAAGGTTGATGATATATTACCCACAAAAGTTGCCAAGAAACGGTCTTTCAATGATGACACGGAAATGCAAGTAGATGAACCGACGGGAATAGAAGGGTCTGTACGTAAAAGCCAACCACCAAAGGCGAAACGTATAAAGAGTGAAATGCGTAAAATTGCTGTACCTCCCCACAG ATACTCATCATTAAAGGAACATTGGATGAAAATCTTTACACCCATTGTTGAGCACATGAAACTTCAAATACGCTTTAATATGAAAGCGAGACAA GTTGAAATTCGTATTAGTCCCGAGACACCCGATATTTCAAATCTTCAAAAGGGAGCCGATTTTGTTAAAGCGTTCCTATGTGGCTTCGAAGTTGATGATGCTTTAGCGTTACTCCGTCTTGATGACTTATTCTTGGAGACATTTGAAGTTAAGGATGTGAAGACATTGAGAGGTGATCATATGAGTCGTGCCATTGGTCGTTTAGCCGGTAAAGGCGGTCGCACCAAATTCACCATTGAGAATGTCACAAAAACTCGTATTGTTTTGGCCGATAGCAAAATCCATTTGCTGGGCAGCTACCAGAATATACAGTTGGCACGCAGGGCCATTTGCAATTTGATTATGGGATCTCCGCCAAGCAAAGTTTATGGAAACCTGCGCTCAGTTGTGTCTCGTGTTAGCGAAAGAATGTAA
- the LOC142231559 gene encoding uncharacterized protein LOC142231559: MSKGSLITEDLLKNINYDMDCMKVDSTNQDNDRQRQPAVLILFGHSDINAALHHLVQSLENPLDGKTFVATVLVQESIKQEFEDKLKSHLKPYSNSGLTKDAGYIKALDNVKKLNAQALTVPGGPIVVYDFTHEHLGGHAGFVTTLHTFRTAKEAIALVGKESLSFPNVSLWHENHAFAYELVAGLKSNNFFINCYNMPLTLLENAAQSGKSFVAMEKNYHYETMPHNGVQKNIVFPIGSIFAN, encoded by the exons ATGTCCAAAGGCTCATTAATTACAGAAGATTTGCTCAAGAACATTAATTACGATATGGATTGCATGAAAGTGGATTCG ACAAATCAAGACAATGATAGACAAAGACAACCTGCAGTATTGATTTTATTTGGCCACAGTGATATAAATGCTGCCCTTCATCATCTGGTGCAATCTCTGGAAAATCCTCTCGATGGGAAAACCTTTGTTGCAACAGTTTTGGTTCAGGAATCAATTAAGCAAGAGTTTGAAGACAAACTAAAATCCCATCTAAAACCTTATAGCAATAGCGGTTTAACAAAAGATGCTGGCTATATCAAGGCATTGGataatgttaaaaaattaaacgcTCAGGCTCTAACAGTTCCTGGTGGGCCAATAGTGGTCTACGATTTTACACATGAGCATTTGGGTGGTCATGCCGGTTTTGTTACCACTTTGCACACTTTCCGCACAGCTAAAGAAGCCATAGCTTTGGTTGGTAAGGAATCTTtaagttttccaaacgtttcccTCTGGCATGAAAACCATGCTTTTGCATATGAATTAGTTGCTGGTTTAAAATCGAATAACTTCTTCATAAACTGTTATAACATGCCATTGACTCTACTTGAAAATGCGGCTCAAAGCGGCAAATCTTTTGTTGCCATGGAAAAGAATTATCATTACGAGACTATGCCTCACAATGGAGTACAGAAGAATATAGTCTTTCCAATTGGAAGCATTTTTGCTAACTAA
- the Syx16 gene encoding syntaxin 16 — translation MSSRNLTEVFNIMRNNASKNRSLYSDDRNGTDAELLLKRSVHDAEEGLELRDDYGVQPTWIDKLEEAQYTMSKIKPKLDELGSLQARSLLRPAFDESQEDEVEMEKLSQEIAKLITSTHRHVQCIRYSLGEGGKLQQRLTANVVTYIMLSLQELTLKFRYSQNSYLRQVNSREERSQKFFDDFTNVPQGGERDNYVDSFDNFLQPATTSANRNTYFQDEDDEAKQNELDQHFQRPMANRMTEQQLLLFEEENNRLALSRDEEVSKIVKGIYDLNDIFKDLGQMVQEQGTVLDRIDYSIEQTQTRVSEGVRQLQKAEMYQRKNRKMCAILVLAGITLFLLILLIFTKL, via the exons atgtcTTCGCGAAACCTTACTGAGGTATTTAATATAATGCGTAATAATGCATCGAAAAATCGTAGTCTTTATTCGGATGACAGG AATGGAACTGATGCAGAACTTCTACTAAAACGCTCAGTGCATGATGCAGAAGAAGGCCTTGAATTGAGGGATGATTATGGAGTACAACCCACATGGATAGACAAGTTGGAGGAAGCACAATATACTATGTCTAA GATAAAACCAAAATTGGACGAACTTGGGTCTTTACAAGCTCGGTCTCTGTTACGCCCAGCGTTCGATGAAAGCCAAGAGGATGAAGTAGAAATGGAAAAATTGAGCCAAGAAATTGCTAAACTAATTACCTCCACCCATCGTCACGTCCAATGTATACGCTACAGTCTGGGTGAGGGCGGCAAACTGCAACAAAGGCTAACAGCAAATGTGGTCACATATATAATGCTTAGCCTACAGGAGTTAACTCTCAAATTTCGCTACAGTCAAAATTCCTACTTAAGGCAAGTAAATTCTCGTGAGGAACGGTCACAgaaatttttcgatgattttaccAATGTCCCCCAAGGAGGGGAAAGGGACAACTATGTAGACTCATTTGACAATTTCTTGCAACCAGCAACGACAAGTGCAAATCGGAATACTTATTTCCAAGACGAAGACGATGAGGCCaaacaaaatgaattggaccaacattttcaaAGGCCCATGGCAAATCGTATGACAGAACAGCAACTTCTACTTTTCGAGGAGGAGAACAATCGTTTAGCCCTGAGTCGCGATGAGGAAGTATCGAAGATTGTCAAAGGCATTTATGATCTTAATGACATTTTCAAAGACCTTGGCCAAATGGTTCAAGAACAAGGCACAGTTCTTGATCGAATTGACTATTCCATAGAACAAACACAGACTAGAGTCTCCGAAGGTGTGAGGCAGCTACAGAAAGCTGAAATGTATCAAAGAAAGAATCGAAAAATGTGTGCCATATTGGTGTTGGCTGGAATAACGCTGTTCCTTTTAATCTTACTAATATTTAccaaactatag